The Desulfovibrio sp. genome includes a region encoding these proteins:
- the fabZ gene encoding 3-hydroxyacyl-ACP dehydratase FabZ, with product MQDTAPQNTGMDIQRILRLLPHRYPFLLVDRVVECVAGSHIRAYKNVTFNEPFFQGHFPGAPIMPGVLILEALAQTGGLLAVSGMDSLDDKLFLFTGLDGVKFRRQVVPGDRLDLECSNLRMKLKLCKMEARAFVDGKLAAEAQITAAIGDRPKS from the coding sequence ATGCAGGATACCGCCCCCCAGAATACGGGCATGGACATACAGCGCATTTTGCGCCTGCTGCCGCACCGCTACCCCTTTTTGCTGGTGGACAGGGTTGTGGAGTGCGTAGCAGGCTCGCACATCCGGGCCTATAAAAATGTTACGTTCAACGAGCCTTTCTTTCAGGGGCATTTTCCCGGCGCCCCCATCATGCCCGGCGTGCTCATTCTGGAAGCTCTGGCCCAGACTGGCGGTCTGCTGGCCGTTTCTGGCATGGACAGCCTGGACGACAAGCTCTTTCTCTTCACCGGCCTTGACGGCGTAAAATTTCGCCGCCAGGTGGTTCCCGGCGACAGGCTTGACCTTGAATGCAGCAACCTGCGCATGAAGCTCAAGCTCTGCAAAATGGAAGCCCGCGCCTTTGTGGACGGCAAGCTTGCCGCAGAAGCGCAGATTACCGCCGCCATCGGCGACAGGCCCAAGAGCTAG
- a CDS encoding N-acetylmuramoyl-L-alanine amidase has translation MAGKKAQPKASEPTGNNQMRRLVPPLAFLVALCLMVVCFYDSGYTSLPPTGKRYDLAKANIETLRQDEKRSGQREPWENLAAEFRAIYDADPGWPNRPAALFRAAESLEELARRSFAKADARKAIECYEAVAQRHADSRLADDALFRAAKLRAAWLKDDKGALALLERIKAQYPKGDMIQEAQALEKTLQAAANGRTAPEARQVSSTDGKEPKDEAAPKGSAAPSANAAGTPATGNADAAATQLAKASALQPLPQAELLPRYREAKAKMDALRADKVRSCWRQPWEELTTEFLRIYTSRKDWAISPGALFRAAASQEALSDCSHIADEYRQARDLYLKLAQEFPKSALADDSLLRAASIEADRLNQTSEALELLDAIMALYSGGDMVAEAQTLRNRLTGASAATASKAGNAPQVTRPVVQSLSWNSLSKNSVEIVLELSAPARYTAKLNTSNAKGKNRAEQASLHVALENASVEKDIRKGVNIRGSLFKGMSVSDSKGGETVLQFNFQDARRFDARTETNPCRIILRVAGGSTQLPPVSNAKAGFAEVQPATESAATVADASGTPPANPPSPRLVRDMARQLGLTVRTVFIDAGHGGRDPGTNHNGVLERAISLDVALTLGRLLEANGLEVVYSRTADKHISLRERTTMANAAGADLFVSIHVNANDDPSVQGFETYYLDIASNPEAARLATLENADGDHRLGDMQKMLADVMLNARVDESRHLAQDIQRLSQFRLKRRQYDTKDNGIKSAPFIVLLGAQMPAVLVEIGYCTNREEAARLLTPKYRMTLAEGLAEGILSYKDKLLKRRTVQNSLTQEGAGAM, from the coding sequence GTGGCCGGAAAAAAAGCCCAGCCCAAGGCTTCCGAACCAACTGGCAACAACCAGATGCGCAGACTTGTTCCGCCTCTGGCCTTTCTGGTTGCCCTGTGCCTGATGGTCGTCTGCTTTTACGACTCCGGCTATACTTCCTTGCCGCCAACTGGCAAGCGCTACGATCTTGCCAAAGCAAATATTGAAACCCTGCGGCAGGACGAAAAGCGTTCGGGTCAGCGTGAACCGTGGGAAAATCTGGCAGCTGAGTTCCGCGCCATCTATGATGCTGATCCTGGCTGGCCCAACCGCCCTGCGGCCCTGTTCCGCGCTGCGGAAAGCCTGGAGGAGCTGGCCCGCCGCTCGTTCGCCAAAGCTGACGCCCGCAAAGCCATCGAGTGTTATGAAGCTGTCGCCCAGCGCCATGCCGACAGCCGGCTTGCCGATGACGCCCTTTTTCGGGCGGCCAAACTGCGCGCCGCATGGCTTAAAGACGACAAGGGCGCACTGGCCCTGCTTGAGCGCATCAAGGCCCAGTATCCCAAGGGTGATATGATTCAGGAGGCCCAGGCTCTGGAAAAGACGCTTCAGGCCGCTGCCAACGGGCGCACTGCCCCAGAGGCGCGTCAGGTTTCCAGCACCGATGGCAAGGAACCCAAGGACGAAGCTGCTCCAAAGGGTTCTGCTGCCCCTTCGGCCAACGCAGCTGGCACCCCCGCTACGGGCAACGCTGATGCGGCAGCTACTCAGCTTGCCAAGGCTTCGGCTTTGCAGCCCTTGCCGCAAGCGGAGCTTTTGCCCCGTTATCGCGAAGCCAAGGCGAAAATGGATGCCTTGCGCGCCGACAAGGTTCGCTCGTGCTGGCGTCAGCCTTGGGAAGAACTGACCACCGAATTTTTGCGCATCTATACCAGCCGTAAAGACTGGGCCATTTCTCCCGGCGCGCTGTTCCGCGCTGCCGCAAGTCAGGAGGCCCTTTCAGACTGCTCGCACATTGCAGATGAATACCGCCAGGCGCGCGACCTCTATCTCAAGCTTGCGCAGGAATTTCCCAAAAGCGCTCTGGCTGACGACTCGCTGCTCCGCGCTGCATCCATTGAGGCCGACCGCCTGAACCAGACCTCGGAAGCTCTGGAACTGCTCGACGCCATCATGGCCCTCTATTCCGGCGGCGATATGGTGGCGGAGGCGCAAACCCTGCGCAACCGCCTCACAGGCGCATCAGCAGCAACTGCCAGCAAGGCTGGCAATGCGCCGCAGGTTACCCGCCCGGTGGTTCAGTCTCTTTCATGGAATTCGCTGAGCAAAAACAGCGTGGAGATTGTTCTTGAGCTGAGCGCCCCTGCCCGTTACACGGCGAAGTTGAACACAAGCAACGCAAAAGGCAAAAACAGGGCTGAGCAGGCATCCCTGCATGTCGCTCTGGAAAATGCCTCTGTGGAAAAGGATATTCGCAAGGGTGTGAACATCCGGGGCAGCCTTTTCAAAGGTATGAGCGTCAGCGACAGCAAGGGCGGCGAAACCGTGCTGCAGTTCAATTTTCAGGATGCACGACGCTTTGATGCCCGCACAGAAACCAACCCCTGCCGCATTATCCTGCGTGTAGCAGGCGGCAGCACGCAGTTGCCGCCTGTCAGCAACGCAAAAGCCGGATTTGCGGAAGTGCAGCCTGCAACGGAAAGCGCGGCAACTGTGGCCGATGCCAGCGGTACCCCGCCCGCAAACCCGCCCTCGCCGCGCCTGGTGCGCGATATGGCCCGCCAGCTCGGCCTGACGGTACGCACGGTGTTTATTGATGCCGGACACGGCGGGCGGGATCCCGGCACCAATCACAACGGGGTGCTGGAGCGCGCCATATCCCTTGATGTGGCCCTGACCCTGGGCCGACTGCTAGAAGCCAATGGTCTGGAGGTTGTTTACAGCCGCACTGCCGACAAACATATCTCGCTGCGTGAACGCACCACCATGGCCAACGCCGCCGGGGCTGATCTCTTTGTTTCCATCCACGTCAACGCCAATGACGATCCTTCGGTGCAGGGCTTTGAAACGTACTACCTTGATATTGCCAGTAATCCTGAGGCGGCGCGGCTTGCCACGCTTGAAAATGCCGACGGCGACCATCGGCTCGGCGACATGCAGAAAATGCTTGCCGATGTCATGCTCAATGCAAGGGTGGACGAATCACGCCATCTGGCGCAAGATATTCAGCGGCTTTCACAGTTCCGTTTGAAGCGCCGGCAGTATGATACAAAGGATAATGGCATCAAATCTGCGCCATTTATTGTTCTGCTTGGCGCGCAAATGCCCGCTGTACTTGTGGAAATTGGTTACTGCACCAACAGGGAAGAAGCAGCAAGGCTTCTTACGCCCAAATATCGCATGACCCTGGCCGAAGGCCTAGCCGAAGGCATTCTTTCATACAAGGACAAACTACTTAAGCGCAGGACTGTCCAGAATTCCTTGACGCAAGAAGGCGCTGGTGCTATGTGA
- a CDS encoding OmpH family outer membrane protein yields the protein MRKVLMTAVAVGLLLAGQVYAADGGAVPAAKIGVVDMQTVATQSVPAQAAKTTMESKFGTERNELEKQGEALKKKADALKNPKASEEKKLDFIRSKQDLDQKTRNFLRKVEQEEVKLRQDMVTLVFSATYEVARAKGFNFVVDVTAGGVLYADQSMDLTQDVLAEVNKIYKEKANDKSGKK from the coding sequence ATGCGCAAGGTTTTGATGACGGCTGTTGCGGTTGGCTTGTTGCTTGCCGGGCAAGTCTATGCTGCAGACGGCGGCGCCGTTCCCGCAGCCAAGATCGGTGTTGTTGACATGCAGACCGTGGCGACGCAGAGCGTCCCTGCCCAGGCCGCCAAAACAACAATGGAAAGCAAGTTCGGCACGGAACGTAACGAACTTGAAAAGCAGGGCGAAGCGCTGAAGAAAAAGGCCGATGCTCTGAAAAACCCCAAGGCCAGCGAAGAAAAGAAGCTGGACTTCATCCGTTCCAAGCAGGACCTGGATCAGAAGACCCGCAACTTCCTGCGTAAGGTTGAACAGGAAGAAGTGAAGCTTCGCCAGGATATGGTTACTCTGGTTTTCAGCGCCACCTATGAAGTCGCCCGCGCCAAGGGCTTTAACTTTGTGGTGGACGTCACCGCCGGTGGCGTGCTGTACGCCGACCAGTCCATGGATCTGACCCAGGACGTGCTGGCCGAAGTGAACAAGATCTACAAAGAAAAAGCCAACGACAAGAGCGGCAAAAAATAA
- a CDS encoding ABC transporter substrate-binding protein, giving the protein MKKLLVCALLAAILAAVPAFAKKAYVNGIDPDYPPFAYMDEKTGKPAGFDVDSMNWIAKTMGFEVVHKPMAWDGIIPALLAKQIDMVDSGMSITPERAKVVQFSNPYWTVSRVFVVPADSKLTPADILSKKIQLGVQRGTSEANDIKKEQEEKKYPFELRFYESSPLAVEDLLNGRIQAALMDELPANNAIENGRAVKKAGTHGDPDNFGVAMRKDDKELQKLVNEGYKKLMADPYWKELQQKYLSK; this is encoded by the coding sequence ATGAAGAAGCTTCTCGTCTGCGCCCTGCTGGCCGCCATACTGGCCGCCGTGCCCGCATTTGCCAAAAAGGCCTATGTAAACGGCATTGACCCCGACTATCCGCCCTTTGCCTACATGGATGAAAAAACCGGCAAACCCGCTGGTTTTGACGTGGATTCCATGAACTGGATAGCCAAGACCATGGGATTTGAAGTTGTTCACAAGCCCATGGCATGGGACGGCATCATCCCCGCCCTGCTCGCCAAGCAGATCGACATGGTTGATTCCGGCATGAGCATCACCCCTGAGCGCGCCAAGGTTGTGCAGTTCTCCAACCCCTACTGGACGGTTTCGCGCGTGTTTGTTGTGCCCGCCGATTCCAAGCTGACCCCTGCAGACATTCTGAGCAAAAAAATCCAGCTCGGCGTGCAGCGCGGCACCTCTGAAGCCAACGACATCAAAAAAGAGCAGGAAGAAAAGAAATATCCTTTTGAACTGCGCTTTTACGAATCTTCCCCTCTTGCGGTTGAAGACCTCCTCAATGGCCGCATCCAGGCAGCCCTGATGGACGAACTGCCCGCCAACAATGCCATTGAAAATGGCCGCGCCGTCAAAAAGGCCGGTACCCACGGCGACCCCGACAATTTCGGCGTTGCCATGCGCAAAGACGACAAGGAACTGCAGAAGCTGGTGAACGAAGGCTATAAAAAGCTTATGGCCGACCCCTACTGGAAAGAACTGCAGCAGAAATACCTGAGCAAATAA
- a CDS encoding amino acid ABC transporter permease: MNSLLVVYNALPSILSGSLVTVGNVTLSLTMGLLLGVPLAVAQVYGGPWLRRLVALYVWFFRGVPILVLLFLCYGLFISIGISIDPFFICCIVLGSTSTAYQSQIFRGAIESLPHGQLNAARALGMRESTGICSIILPQAMRLSIPGWANEFSILLKDSAICFVLGTQDIMARTSFVAARTHEHLALYATAGVLYFVLTLVVLKLLRHLEQKIHVPGYSSGIGMEGMGMG; the protein is encoded by the coding sequence ATGAATTCATTGCTTGTGGTATACAACGCCCTGCCCTCCATTCTGTCCGGCAGTCTGGTTACGGTGGGCAACGTCACCCTGTCGCTGACGATGGGTCTGCTGCTTGGCGTGCCCCTGGCCGTGGCCCAGGTTTATGGCGGCCCCTGGCTGCGGCGGTTGGTGGCGTTGTATGTTTGGTTTTTCAGAGGTGTGCCCATCTTGGTGCTGCTGTTCCTCTGCTACGGCCTGTTCATCAGCATCGGTATTTCCATTGATCCCTTCTTCATCTGCTGTATCGTTCTTGGCAGCACCAGCACGGCCTACCAGTCGCAGATTTTCAGGGGCGCTATCGAAAGCCTGCCCCACGGGCAGCTCAATGCTGCGCGCGCCCTTGGCATGCGCGAAAGCACGGGCATTTGCTCCATTATTTTACCTCAGGCCATGCGGCTCTCCATCCCTGGCTGGGCCAACGAATTTTCTATTCTCCTCAAGGATTCGGCCATCTGCTTTGTGCTCGGCACGCAAGACATCATGGCCCGCACCTCGTTTGTGGCGGCCAGAACGCATGAGCATCTGGCCCTCTACGCCACTGCGGGCGTGCTGTATTTTGTGCTGACGCTGGTGGTGCTGAAACTGTTGCGTCATCTGGAACAAAAAATCCATGTGCCCGGCTATTCCTCAGGGATCGGCATGGAAGGCATGGGTATGGGATAA
- the wbaP gene encoding undecaprenyl-phosphate galactose phosphotransferase WbaP, protein MKQYPLWVRALLACGLSPQKTLLCLADLFTILGTALVVFLVRAAFGDVDSSQYRGALPLLLMGPVMAAGLGLYQSISLPPHRELKALFQLTSLMYGIILAVLFLSKAGDTYSRIVIAGSWLATVFTLPLMRSYCRRLFMRRRWWGRPLIIFDSGNAGRDFWRYLKRRPERGLRPVAIYSLPTNEEAVRKLFAETAQAKPKAMAMILQKADQGQSLDYVTEASRYFERILVVPSFNDGFRAHWLTPRDLGTAVGLQVRQNLRDKRRLRVKRFMDVLFCALGGVVLLPLGLLLALAIRLDSKGPVFYRQRRIGNGGREIRIFKFRTMVDKADMVLREVLEHDPELRAEWEKDHKLKHDPRITRVGRILRKVSLDELPQLLNVVIGDMSLVGPRPIVQNEIQKYGPVYEEYCMVRPGITGLWQISGRNNTTYAERVAFDHYYINNWSVWMDLWILAKTIPVVITGYGAY, encoded by the coding sequence ATGAAACAATATCCCCTCTGGGTCAGGGCGCTTCTGGCTTGCGGGCTTTCCCCGCAAAAAACCCTGCTTTGTCTTGCTGACCTTTTCACCATCCTCGGCACGGCCCTGGTGGTTTTTCTTGTGCGCGCCGCTTTTGGCGACGTGGATTCTTCACAGTATCGCGGGGCATTGCCCCTGCTGCTCATGGGGCCGGTGATGGCCGCCGGGCTTGGCCTTTATCAAAGCATAAGCCTTCCTCCGCACCGCGAACTCAAAGCCTTGTTCCAGCTCACAAGCCTCATGTACGGCATCATTCTGGCCGTGCTTTTCCTTTCAAAAGCAGGTGACACCTACTCCCGGATTGTCATTGCGGGCAGTTGGCTGGCTACAGTCTTTACCCTGCCGCTCATGCGCAGCTATTGCCGCCGCCTGTTTATGCGCCGCCGCTGGTGGGGCAGACCGCTGATAATTTTTGACAGCGGCAACGCCGGGCGTGACTTCTGGCGGTACCTCAAGCGCCGCCCCGAGCGCGGGCTGCGCCCGGTTGCCATATATTCTTTGCCCACCAACGAGGAGGCCGTGCGCAAGCTCTTTGCGGAAACGGCGCAGGCAAAGCCAAAGGCCATGGCCATGATTCTGCAAAAGGCGGATCAGGGGCAGAGCCTTGACTATGTTACCGAAGCCAGCCGTTATTTTGAGCGTATTCTTGTGGTGCCTTCGTTCAACGATGGTTTCCGCGCGCACTGGCTGACGCCGCGCGACCTTGGCACTGCCGTGGGCTTGCAGGTGAGGCAGAACCTGCGCGACAAGCGCCGCCTGCGGGTCAAAAGGTTTATGGATGTGCTGTTCTGCGCCCTTGGCGGCGTGGTGCTGCTGCCACTTGGCTTGTTGCTGGCTCTGGCGATTCGGCTGGACAGCAAAGGCCCCGTATTTTATCGCCAGCGGCGTATTGGCAACGGGGGCCGCGAAATACGGATTTTCAAGTTTCGCACCATGGTGGACAAAGCCGATATGGTGCTCAGGGAAGTGCTTGAGCACGATCCAGAATTGCGGGCGGAGTGGGAGAAAGACCACAAACTCAAGCATGATCCGCGCATAACCCGCGTGGGCCGCATTTTGCGCAAGGTCAGCCTTGATGAGCTGCCGCAACTGCTCAATGTGGTTATCGGCGATATGAGCCTTGTGGGGCCGCGCCCCATTGTGCAGAACGAAATTCAGAAGTACGGCCCGGTGTATGAGGAATACTGCATGGTGCGGCCCGGCATTACCGGGCTGTGGCAGATATCTGGCCGCAACAATACCACCTATGCCGAGCGCGTGGCCTTTGACCACTATTATATCAACAACTGGTCTGTCTGGATGGATCTGTGGATCCTGGCCAAAACGATTCCTGTGGTCATAACCGGGTATGGAGCATACTGA
- the bamA gene encoding outer membrane protein assembly factor BamA — MKRLLNNVLCKALCLAVLACATLALPGGAVAAEGALVLVLPFQVNAGPEMPNASQDVPQAIADQLKQNGMRTVPMETARVLQRNSGESIDLATARELGRKAGARMVIYGKFNQLGQGFSMDTRIVPVYEGEAVPAGFERNSLTSLNECAAVLAKRAAEIANPATAAEAAPKKSDAPATLVPMNAPTSAHGGIADVQVRGMKVLDPDTVLMRLTIRKGDSPDATAINEEVKRIWDMGYFSDVQATLEGNVLVFTVVEKPRIDNIVVDGSDKVSKDDVLAAMGTKSGSVLNEQVLSDDLQKISELYHKEGFYLAKVTYRLEDRQGGRGAVLVISVTEGNKLYIRDVKIEGLNKLNRGDLDKYMALKTRGIFSWLTGTGVLKDEYLERDTNAIAAFGLNEGYVDIQVAAPTVEYRDDGIYITFNVHEGPRYTVRDVVFAGDVIDSEDKMLEVVQMDDWKKSDKYFSLTVMQEDSKRLTDYYSDYGYAFAEVDTKVVKADDGSDQVDVGYVINKKQKVFIRRLSVEGNTKTRDNVILREMRLGDGDMYEGAKLRRSNERLNRLHFFSAVDMELIPTENEDEVDLKVKVKESNTGAIMGGVGYSSYYSVGVTASIMERNLFGRGYWLQLQGFFSWRRTSGVLSFTNPRLYDTDLSVGNDLYYTHDYWDNFTKDTIGDTIRLSYPIGEYTSVGGGYRLERYVLYDVDDNASPYIRDYKGTNWTSAISGRILRDTTDSKERPTKGTIARLWAEYGGGGLGGTDNFIKTVADWQGFWSFNPQNTIHVRGRLGGVYQNTNSNVPVFERFWVGGMDTIRGYSFSDLSPRDYKYNGDQIGGDRMGVANFEYIWTFQKELGLALVPFFDTGYNIDSKTMGNDLNKYIVCSTGLELRWRSPMGDLRIAYGIPLVQDYDKERESGRIEFSMGQFF; from the coding sequence ATGAAAAGACTTTTGAATAATGTACTGTGCAAAGCCCTGTGCCTTGCCGTGCTGGCCTGCGCCACCCTGGCGCTTCCAGGTGGAGCCGTAGCGGCAGAAGGGGCCCTTGTGCTTGTTCTGCCCTTTCAGGTAAACGCCGGGCCGGAAATGCCCAACGCCTCGCAGGATGTGCCGCAGGCGATTGCCGATCAGCTCAAGCAGAACGGCATGCGCACTGTTCCCATGGAAACCGCCCGCGTTTTACAGCGCAACAGCGGTGAATCCATTGACCTTGCCACCGCGCGCGAACTTGGCCGCAAGGCCGGAGCGCGCATGGTCATTTACGGCAAGTTCAATCAGCTTGGCCAGGGTTTTTCCATGGACACGCGCATTGTGCCTGTCTATGAGGGCGAAGCCGTCCCCGCCGGTTTTGAGCGCAACTCGCTGACCTCGCTGAACGAATGCGCCGCTGTGCTGGCCAAACGCGCGGCAGAAATTGCCAATCCCGCCACCGCCGCCGAGGCCGCGCCCAAAAAGAGCGATGCCCCGGCGACCCTTGTTCCCATGAACGCCCCCACCTCTGCCCACGGCGGTATTGCCGATGTGCAGGTACGCGGCATGAAGGTGCTTGACCCCGATACCGTGCTCATGCGCCTCACCATCCGCAAGGGCGACAGCCCGGACGCCACGGCCATCAACGAAGAAGTGAAGCGCATATGGGATATGGGCTACTTCAGCGATGTGCAGGCCACGCTTGAAGGCAACGTGCTTGTGTTCACCGTGGTTGAAAAGCCACGCATCGACAACATCGTTGTTGACGGTTCGGACAAGGTCAGCAAGGACGACGTGCTTGCGGCCATGGGCACCAAGAGCGGCAGTGTTCTGAACGAACAGGTGCTTTCGGACGACCTCCAGAAAATCAGCGAACTGTACCACAAGGAAGGCTTTTACCTTGCCAAGGTCACCTACCGTCTTGAAGACCGTCAGGGTGGCCGCGGCGCGGTGCTGGTGATCAGCGTTACCGAAGGCAACAAGCTTTATATCAGGGACGTCAAGATTGAAGGTCTTAACAAGCTCAATCGCGGCGATCTTGATAAATACATGGCCCTGAAGACGCGCGGCATTTTCTCGTGGCTGACGGGTACCGGCGTGCTCAAGGACGAATACCTGGAGCGCGACACCAACGCCATTGCCGCCTTTGGCCTTAACGAAGGTTACGTGGACATTCAGGTGGCTGCACCCACCGTTGAGTACCGCGATGACGGCATCTACATCACATTCAACGTGCACGAAGGCCCCCGCTACACCGTGCGCGACGTGGTCTTTGCGGGCGATGTTATCGACAGCGAAGACAAGATGCTTGAAGTCGTGCAGATGGACGACTGGAAAAAGTCCGACAAGTACTTCTCCCTCACGGTCATGCAGGAAGACTCCAAGCGCCTGACCGACTACTATTCCGATTACGGCTATGCTTTCGCCGAAGTGGACACCAAGGTCGTCAAGGCCGATGACGGCAGCGACCAGGTGGACGTGGGCTATGTGATCAACAAAAAACAGAAGGTCTTCATCCGCCGTCTGTCTGTCGAGGGCAATACCAAAACCCGCGACAACGTCATTCTGCGCGAAATGCGCCTGGGTGACGGCGACATGTACGAAGGCGCCAAGCTGCGTCGCTCCAACGAGCGCCTGAACCGTCTGCACTTCTTCTCTGCCGTGGATATGGAACTGATTCCCACGGAAAACGAAGACGAAGTTGACCTCAAGGTCAAGGTCAAGGAAAGCAATACCGGCGCCATCATGGGCGGCGTGGGCTACTCCAGCTACTACAGCGTGGGCGTCACAGCCTCCATCATGGAGCGCAACCTCTTTGGCCGCGGCTACTGGTTGCAGTTGCAGGGCTTCTTCTCCTGGCGCCGGACGTCGGGCGTACTGTCCTTCACCAACCCCCGCCTGTACGATACCGATCTCTCCGTCGGCAACGACCTGTACTACACGCACGATTACTGGGACAACTTTACCAAGGACACCATCGGCGACACCATTCGCCTCTCGTACCCCATTGGTGAATACACCAGCGTAGGCGGCGGTTATCGGCTGGAACGCTACGTCCTTTACGATGTGGACGACAACGCCTCTCCGTACATTCGCGACTACAAGGGCACCAACTGGACAAGCGCCATTTCTGGCCGCATCCTGCGCGACACTACGGATTCCAAGGAACGTCCCACCAAGGGTACCATTGCCCGCCTGTGGGCTGAATACGGCGGCGGCGGCCTCGGCGGCACAGACAACTTTATCAAGACTGTGGCCGACTGGCAGGGCTTCTGGTCCTTCAACCCGCAGAACACCATCCACGTCCGTGGCCGGTTGGGCGGCGTGTACCAGAATACCAATTCCAACGTCCCGGTGTTTGAACGCTTCTGGGTTGGCGGCATGGATACCATTCGCGGTTACTCCTTCTCCGACCTTTCGCCCCGCGACTACAAGTACAACGGCGACCAGATCGGCGGCGACCGCATGGGTGTTGCCAACTTTGAATACATCTGGACCTTCCAGAAGGAGCTGGGCCTTGCTCTGGTTCCCTTTTTCGATACTGGTTACAACATCGACAGCAAGACCATGGGCAACGACCTCAACAAGTACATCGTCTGCTCCACGGGCCTTGAACTGCGCTGGCGTTCACCCATGGGCGATCTGCGTATCGCCTACGGCATCCCGCTGGTTCAGGACTATGACAAGGAACGTGAATCCGGTCGCATAGAATTCAGCATGGGCCAGTTCTTCTAG
- a CDS encoding glycosyltransferase family 9 protein — MGERGNRLNRLLDRYAGIPLAACSAVARLGKKSVPDAAPQRVGFICLGAIGDLLLLSALISALRERLPNVHVALLVSRANAATVSLIPGINQCASFAVTDVSAMIAWLRAQRLDVLIDSTQWARLGAVLSNLSNARITVGFDTEGQHRAFGYGAKVPHRNDRHEVENFMELGRALYPDLQGAPRLLLPQSPPDDLPAELCGRLEPSGEIGDAVPQRVYLHMWPSGANAWLKEWPADSWDVLARLLGSKGFEVYLTGAPADAPRNDAFLRAHPQCPAISLAGRTSLAGLAWLFSRATAVVSVNTGTMHLAALAGAPTVGLHGPTNPLRWGPVGRHVRALLPHKGPYAYLNLGFEYPRPHTTCLDSLPVEDVVDALHSLSLF; from the coding sequence ATGGGAGAACGCGGCAACAGGCTTAACCGTTTACTTGATCGTTATGCGGGCATACCCCTGGCTGCATGCAGCGCCGTTGCGCGCCTGGGCAAAAAATCTGTGCCCGATGCCGCGCCGCAGCGTGTGGGTTTTATCTGTCTGGGGGCCATTGGCGATCTGCTGCTGCTTTCAGCGCTGATCTCAGCGCTGCGCGAACGGCTGCCCAACGTGCATGTTGCCCTGCTTGTGTCCCGCGCCAATGCCGCCACCGTCAGCCTGATCCCTGGTATTAACCAGTGTGCATCCTTTGCGGTGACGGATGTTTCCGCCATGATAGCATGGCTGCGGGCGCAACGCCTGGATGTGCTCATTGACAGCACGCAGTGGGCGCGGCTTGGGGCCGTATTGAGCAATCTTTCCAACGCCCGAATCACCGTGGGCTTTGATACGGAAGGGCAGCACCGCGCCTTTGGCTATGGCGCCAAGGTGCCCCACCGCAATGACAGGCATGAGGTGGAAAATTTCATGGAGCTGGGCCGCGCTCTGTACCCGGATCTTCAGGGTGCGCCGCGCCTGCTTTTGCCGCAGTCGCCTCCGGATGATCTACCCGCTGAACTTTGCGGCAGGCTGGAACCCTCAGGCGAAATAGGCGATGCCGTGCCGCAGAGGGTTTATCTGCACATGTGGCCTTCAGGCGCCAATGCCTGGCTCAAGGAGTGGCCCGCCGACAGTTGGGATGTTCTGGCCAGACTGCTGGGGAGCAAGGGTTTTGAGGTCTACCTGACCGGTGCGCCAGCCGATGCCCCGCGCAATGACGCTTTTTTGCGGGCGCATCCCCAATGCCCTGCGATTTCGCTTGCGGGCAGAACATCACTCGCAGGCCTTGCCTGGCTGTTCAGCCGCGCCACGGCTGTAGTCTCCGTAAACACGGGCACCATGCATCTGGCAGCACTTGCTGGCGCACCCACAGTGGGGCTGCACGGGCCGACCAATCCTTTGCGCTGGGGGCCGGTGGGGCGTCATGTGCGCGCACTTTTGCCGCACAAGGGGCCTTACGCCTACCTCAACCTGGGCTTTGAATATCCACGGCCTCACACCACCTGTCTTGATTCTTTGCCAGTGGAAGATGTGGTGGATGCCCTGCACAGCCTTTCGCTCTTTTAG